The Blautia pseudococcoides genome segment TAGGCAGGACACCTCCAGAGAGATTCCCTTTTCCTTGGCCTGCGCCCCCAGCATGCTTTCAGTCTGCAGAACCATTTTTTCCAGATCAAGCGGCACCCTTTCAATCTTCATCTTATTACTGTCTATCTTAGACATATCCAGCACATCGTTAAGTAAGGAAAGCAGAAAGTTCGCGGAAGAATGAATTTTCCCTAAGTTTTGATCCACCTCCGGCGTGGTTCCGCCGGACATCCTGATCAGGTTTGTCAGCCCGATGATAGCATTCATGGGCGTCCGGATCTCATGGCTCATCCGGGACAAAAACTCGGATTTGGTTTTGCTGGTCTCCACCGCTTTATTCAGCTCCAGCCGGATCATTTTTGTCCGCATTTTATAGCGGCTGATCAAGAAGATAATCATAAAGATCAGCAGGATAAAGCCGATACAGATGGTCAGGAACATGACAGGATTTGTATAGATCAGGCTTTTCAGGGTGATGGCGTTGTTCCTTGGTATCATAGTATTGTTTGCAATTAGTTCCACAGTCTCATCGGCAGAAATATTATTGACAGCCTTACTGAGGATGGAATAGAGGACCGCGTCCGTCCGCTGCGGTAAAGCCAGACTGAATTTTACCTGCGCACCAGTGTCCGCTATCAATAGGATATTGGCGTAATAGTCTTTTGAATAGTAGTCGTCAACAAAGGCGGCCGGCATAATGGTATAGTCCACGTCATCATTGCTGTTGATTGCGTTAATACATTCCTGATACCCACTGTAATATATAGCGGTATCCTCGTCTGAAAGCGGCTTAACCGTACGTCCTTTGGGCACTGCCATAACCTGTGGCCCTGTGCTGGATCTTCGTTTGTCACGAAGGATAACGGAATCGAGTCTCGCATATTCAGAGACACGAATAAGTCCCAGGGATTTGGCGGAAGCGTCGTTATCCATAAAGCTGCCGACAAGGTCGGCTTCGCCCGCAAGAGCCATATCCAACATTTCCTGATAGGTGTCGGCAAGTACATATTCAAAGGAAATGCCTGTCCGCTCCGCAACAAGAGCCAAACATTGGGGTACCATGCCTTTTGTTCCATCTTCCTGCATATAAAACAGCGGGTATCGGTCCCGAAGAACCGCAACCTTCAAGGTCCCTCTTTCTTTAATGTAGGATAGCTCCTGGTCGGTAAATGTGATGGAATTAATATATTTGTCTGGAAAATACTTATCGTACAGCTGCTCCGCAAAAGCAGGATTGGCGGCATATACCTGCTCCATCGCCCAGGATAATTCTTCACACAGTTCCGGGTCCGCTTTGGGAGTGATGATGTAGTATGGCTCCCCGCTGAATTTGGCGGCTACATTGTAATGGTCTTTCATGTATATGTCATTTCCCAGCAGCAAATCGACCTTATCCGTCTCAAGGCAGTTTTCATACTCCTTGCTGTCGTCATAATACACAAGTTCACATTGAATATTGTTGAAATCTAGGAATTTCTCGAGCCGTTCTATTTTTGCGGTGGCCTTGCGCAGTACGCCGATGCGCTTGCCGTTCATGGTGGTATAGTCGTACTGCTTGATGCTTTGATCGTCCCTGCGGTATATAAGCAAGGAGTAATTGGAGCCCATGATATATTTCGGATAATTAAAATATTCCTCAATCTGCGGATTCTTAAACATTCCGCCCATCAGGTCGTATTGGCCTGCCATCATATCATGGATCAGCTCGTTGCCGTCACCTGTGACAATTTCATACTCCCAGCCGGTGTACTTGGCAATCTCCTGCAGCCAATCATAGACGCATCCGCCAAAGGTGCCGTCCTCATACACCTCGTTGATTCCCGGGCTTTCTGGGAATGCTACGGTTAGCACACGGGGATCTTCCGGCTCTTCTGCTGCGGCAGTAACCGGAAAGACTGCCAAGATAAAAACAGCAGACAATAAATATATACATCGCGTTAAAAGTCGTTTGCTCATTTTGAAACCTCCAGAACCGGCGGATTCATCGCCTATGTAAAATTTTGTGCTACAGGACAGCAGATTTTGATCTACCTCCGGCATGGTTCCGCCGGACATCCTTTTTTCGCCTGTGATGCCCGTTCCTTTTCACGCCATTTGAAAAGGAACGTGGAGAGCAGTTCGGAAAATAGGATAAGGGCATCAATTTCGTTTTGCACCCACATTCTGCCTGAACAATCATGAAAACCGACCATTCCTGCAAATTTTCCATCGTTATAGAGCGCGCACTGCAGCATGGAGCGGACATCCGGAGGAATCAACAAACGACGCTGCTCTTTTAGCAGGACAGATGTATCGGCACAATAGAAAACACCTTTGCTGTCAAAGCTTTCCCGGCAAACATCCATCTCCTCATAAGGAATACACTGAAAATTCTCTTTTTGCGAAGAGATTCCTTCGTTGCACCACTCAAAGGTATTGCTGCAGGTTCTGCCGTTACCAGCCCCCTCAAACAAGCTGACCCGGCTTACTCCCAATTTTTGTCCCCACATTTTTAATACGAATGGAAGAGTTTTTTCCATCTCGGACGTTTTATACAAGATTTGAAAAGCCTGCTCGCCCAATTTTGCAACCTCATAATCACCGCTTTCGTTCGACTCAATTCGGGTACGCTTCATGGATGACCGCTGCATTGCTGCCTCAGCCACACGATTCGAGGTATCTTCATTATAAAAGGCGAACTGGTTTTTCCCAAGCAGCTTCGCCATATATAAAGCACGGTCGCAGCAGTTAAACAGGTCCTGATAGTTGGACGCATCGTGGGGGTAGCAGGCAAGGCCCACACTGCAGGAAAGGGAAACGTCTCGTTGGGTATCTTGCAGCATGGTTTGCATGACACCTACCAATTTTTCTGCACGTCTTATCAGTAAATCCCGGCTCGGAATATGATTTATGAATACCTGAAACTCATCCCCGCCGATTCGGGCGACAATATCCTCGGAACGGAATTGTCTTTGCAGCTGATCCGCCGCCTCGATCAGTACGGCATCGCCGAACATGTGGCCGTAGGTGTCGTTGACCGCTTTGAAATTATCCAGATCGATCAGAAGCATAGCACCTGCTCCAGCTGATTGGCTGTCCTCCAGCATACTGCGTATCCGCCGATAGGCAGCCTCCTTGTTCAGCAAATTCGTCAGCCCATCCCTGTCCGCTTTTTCAATCAGATTTTGTGTCCGGCGTTTTTCCCGGTCAAT includes the following:
- a CDS encoding ATP-binding protein; the protein is MSKRLLTRCIYLLSAVFILAVFPVTAAAEEPEDPRVLTVAFPESPGINEVYEDGTFGGCVYDWLQEIAKYTGWEYEIVTGDGNELIHDMMAGQYDLMGGMFKNPQIEEYFNYPKYIMGSNYSLLIYRRDDQSIKQYDYTTMNGKRIGVLRKATAKIERLEKFLDFNNIQCELVYYDDSKEYENCLETDKVDLLLGNDIYMKDHYNVAAKFSGEPYYIITPKADPELCEELSWAMEQVYAANPAFAEQLYDKYFPDKYINSITFTDQELSYIKERGTLKVAVLRDRYPLFYMQEDGTKGMVPQCLALVAERTGISFEYVLADTYQEMLDMALAGEADLVGSFMDNDASAKSLGLIRVSEYARLDSVILRDKRRSSTGPQVMAVPKGRTVKPLSDEDTAIYYSGYQECINAINSNDDVDYTIMPAAFVDDYYSKDYYANILLIADTGAQVKFSLALPQRTDAVLYSILSKAVNNISADETVELIANNTMIPRNNAITLKSLIYTNPVMFLTICIGFILLIFMIIFLISRYKMRTKMIRLELNKAVETSKTKSEFLSRMSHEIRTPMNAIIGLTNLIRMSGGTTPEVDQNLGKIHSSANFLLSLLNDVLDMSKIDSNKMKIERVPLDLEKMVLQTESMLGAQAKEKGISLEVSCLTESPHVKGDRMRLQQVLTNLLSNACKFTDKGGSVWMRIEERERSIESVTLRFSVKDNGIGIQPEDMERIFYSFEQAKNSNLRASGTGLGLAISSHLVSLMGGELKVDSKPGIGSEFYFTIKLPVCTEPIADENDAVEIEEEKLRGLHVLLAEDNDLNAEIAVSLMEIKGITVDRAIDGQKAVELFKESPPSTYNVILMDINMPIKNGLAATMEIRALARPDAATVPILAMTANTFQEDQESAAKAGMTGFLPKPFDIGQLYRLLLDAKDSVLRK